One Lutzomyia longipalpis isolate SR_M1_2022 chromosome 4, ASM2433408v1 DNA segment encodes these proteins:
- the LOC129794829 gene encoding nose resistant to fluoxetine protein 6-like: MRRDLFLFIVTFWLISCTPLTANGAPENNVRHMPILLGILGESFATNISTECRQDAQIAHKSLIKREIWALKMLDSSGDIETNFIWQNNYWLGSREFCDEINNPVPVYIEKRTKESLKLANDLPPFPFEYRLLYGDITSQHQIQYERIISTVLHLGLCLPKSCSNDDVLTMTQNYFNEHKVSPFFDINVQFNHVKNLKFNWDVFNDWIFKVTGVIILGLIALHVLGARKNIGNCPKILHYCRHFSIKDNYRGLVSSTEDPKIVYSLNFFRVLCSTWVTLNHVYLFSYIIVESIPLNGMRTKTFYIRSIYRSALMLDVFFLMSGFVLIYNFLKNHDLCEKIRRNSLRENAKLFCKHILNRYLRFMPTLIATLILSRITHLIFDSIFYRDMDHNYSFRCKWWMWNIFFIQNFLRFSEMAAVWTWSLASDLQCFIIFQLLLFVFIKYPKQTKYLFVVLVSACTYISYKSVYDTIYAEYFEFSFLAMIYIVDGFYMKAYYRMLPYACGILTGYICYQTIGKEVVISSKIRKLFWTTTFIAFGIIVFYSESYIPNFTFPFLFTFGRMGYTLLAGVLILFGQWGYCNWVNQIGKMPFVVKISKLSFSQYMLHPIVIYIILGSHNDVIFASYILVISFCIATTIFTYYISVIFYVLIESPFNRLFDDIMQMKGKKKKTND; this comes from the exons ATGCGGCGAGATCTCTTCTTGTTTATTGTAACTTTTTGGTTAATTTCTTGTACACCATTGACCGCCAATGGTGCACCAGAGAACAATGTGAGGCACATGCCCATCCTTTTGGGTATCCTTGGTGAAAGTTTTGCCACAAATATCAGTACGGAATGTCGCCAAGATGCCCAAATAGCGcacaaaagtttaattaaacgAGAAATTTGGGCACTTAAGA TGTTGGACTCAAGTGGGGACATTGagacaaattttatttggcAAAACAACTACTGGTTGGGATCTCGGGaattttgtgatgaaataaACAACCCTGTGCCAGTTTACATTGAAAAACGTACAAAAGAAAGTCTCAAACTTGCTAATGATCTTCCCCCATTTCCCTTTGAGTATCGCCTCCTGTACGGCGATATAACGTCTCAGCATCAAATTCAATATGAAAGAATCATTTCAACGGTCCTCCATTTGGGTTTGTGTCTACCAAAATCCTGCTCAAATGATGATGTTCTCACTATGACGCAAAACTACTTCAATGAACACAAAGTTAGTCCATTTTTCGACATTAATGTGCAATTTAATCAcgtgaagaatttaaaattcaactgGGACGTCTTCAATGATTGGATTTTTAAGGTTACTGG AGTAATTATTCTTGGACTTATTGCCCTTCATGTTCTCGgcgcaagaaaaaatatcgGAAATTGCCCGAAAATTCTTCACTACTGTCGTCATTTCTCCATAAAGGACAACTACAGAGGACTTGTATCATCCACAGAGGATCCCAAAATAGTTTACTCCCTAAACTTCTTCCGTGTTCTCTGTAGCACGTGGGTTACACTAAACCACGTCTACCTCTTCAGTTACATTATTGTCGAGTCAATACCACTAAATGGAATGAGAACAAAAACATTCTACATAAGATCAATTTATCGTTCAGCTCTAATGCTAGATGTTTTCTTCCTAATGTCTGGATTTGTTTTGATCTacaatttcctaaagaatCACGACCTTTGCGAGAAGATTCGAAGGAATTCTTTGAGGGAAAATGCAAAGTTATTCTGTAAACACATCCTCAATCGCTACTTACGCTTCATGCCCACCCTCATAGCGACACTCATTCTATCCAGGATTACGCATCTTATCTTTGACTCCATCTTCTATCGAGACATGGATCATAATTATTCGTTTAGGTGTAAATG gtggatgtggaatatttttttcatacagaATTTTCTGCGATTCTCCGAAATGGCTGCAGT gtGGACATGGTCGTTAGCTTCTGATTTACAatgctttattatttttcaattactcCTCTTTGTCTTTATCAA aTATCCAAAACAAACAAAGtatttatttgttgttttgGTCTCAGCTTGTACGTACATTTCCTACAAAAGTGTTTATGATACAATCtatgctgaatattttgaattttc ATTTCTAGCCATGATCTATATTGTGGATGGATTCTATATGAAAGCTTATTACAGAATGCTACCGTATGCATGTGGAATTCTCACGGGATACATTTGCTATCAAACAATTGGAAAGGAAGTTGTGATATCGAGCAAAATTCGAAAACTCTTTTGGACAACAACTTTCATAGCTTTCGGAATAATTGTCTTTTACAGCGAAAGCTACATTCccaatttcacatttccatTCCTTTTCACCTTTGGACGGATGGGCTATACCCTATTGGCAGGAgttttaatcctttttggCCAATGGGGCTATTGCAATTGGGTTAATCAAATTGGAAAGATGCCGTTCGTTGTAAAAATATCCAAACTCTCCTTTTCGCAGTATATGCTTCATCCAATTGTTATCTACATCATTTTAGGATCACACAATGATGTTATCTTCGCTTCCTACATTTTAGTG atttccTTCTGCATCGCTACAACTATCTTTACATATTACAtctctgtgattttttatgttttaattgaaTCACCATTTAATCGTTTATTCGATGATATTATGCAAATgaagggaaagaaaaagaaaacaaacgaTTAG